The following proteins are co-located in the uncultured Draconibacterium sp. genome:
- a CDS encoding DUF389 domain-containing protein: MDHNANSRYLIVAIRRFLRSVLSINDGTDIPATIEGIKRDIGFRGPTAWILIFSIFIASIGLNINSTAVIIGAMLISPLMGPILGIGLSIGTNDFETLVRSLKNLGIAVSIALFTSTLYFIITPLTIEQSELLARTKPTILDVMVALFGGFAGILAGSRKEKTNVIPGVAIATALMPPLCTAGYGLATLKLSYFFGAFYLFFINSVFISLATFLVVRYLKFPWFPF, translated from the coding sequence ATGGATCATAATGCAAATTCAAGATATTTGATTGTGGCGATCAGACGGTTTTTACGGTCTGTATTGAGTATTAACGACGGCACTGATATTCCTGCCACCATTGAAGGAATTAAGCGCGACATAGGATTTAGAGGTCCTACAGCGTGGATTCTTATCTTTTCCATTTTTATTGCATCAATTGGACTGAATATAAATTCAACGGCTGTTATTATAGGTGCCATGTTAATTTCACCTTTAATGGGGCCGATTTTAGGAATTGGGTTGTCCATTGGTACAAATGACTTTGAAACGCTTGTCAGGTCTTTAAAAAACCTTGGTATTGCGGTATCAATAGCTTTGTTTACTTCTACTTTGTATTTTATTATTACCCCTTTAACCATTGAACAGTCGGAATTACTTGCCCGCACCAAGCCGACCATACTTGATGTTATGGTTGCATTATTTGGCGGTTTTGCAGGAATTTTGGCTGGTTCGCGAAAGGAAAAAACCAATGTTATTCCCGGTGTTGCCATTGCTACCGCTTTAATGCCGCCTCTTTGTACAGCAGGTTACGGATTGGCAACGCTTAAATTAAGCTACTTCTTTGGAGCTTTTTACCTCTTTTTTATCAATTCAGTTTTTATAAGCCTGGCTACATTTCTTGTGGTAAGGTACCTCAAATTCCCCTGGTTTCCTTTTTAA
- a CDS encoding mechanosensitive ion channel family protein, giving the protein MENKILYWGIVAGIIVVAYILSLVARKILARIIKRKSESLKEDPTKFVFLKNSVSFIIYSIALIVIFLITPSLNDIGKGLFAGAGIIAATIGFASQKAFSNILSGIFILIFKPFSVQDTIELKADVLKGVVEEITLRHTVIRDYENRRIIIPNSLIGETILVNSSIVEEKINKHIEFGISYDSDIDLAKSIIQDEIIKHPLFVDIREPKEKKKKKPEIVMRVVALSDFSVNIKAYAWTNSNDDAFVLHCDVLESVKKRFDKEGVEIPFPYRTIVFKNDKKEQVIP; this is encoded by the coding sequence ATGGAAAATAAAATTCTTTATTGGGGTATTGTAGCCGGAATTATTGTAGTTGCATACATTCTTTCTTTGGTTGCCCGCAAAATACTGGCTCGTATTATTAAACGGAAGTCAGAGAGCTTAAAAGAAGATCCTACAAAATTTGTTTTTTTAAAGAACAGTGTATCTTTTATCATTTATTCAATTGCACTGATTGTTATTTTTCTGATAACACCTTCGTTAAATGACATTGGTAAAGGATTATTTGCCGGGGCCGGAATAATTGCTGCAACAATTGGTTTTGCTTCTCAAAAAGCATTTTCCAATATCTTAAGCGGTATTTTTATTTTGATTTTTAAACCATTTAGCGTTCAGGATACCATTGAACTAAAAGCAGATGTATTAAAGGGTGTTGTGGAAGAAATTACCTTACGTCACACTGTTATACGTGATTATGAAAACCGAAGAATTATTATCCCAAATAGTTTAATTGGAGAAACCATTCTTGTAAACAGCAGTATTGTAGAAGAAAAAATAAACAAACACATTGAGTTTGGAATAAGTTACGATTCAGACATCGATCTTGCAAAATCAATCATTCAGGATGAGATTATTAAACATCCCTTGTTTGTAGATATTAGAGAGCCCAAAGAAAAGAAAAAGAAAAAGCCGGAAATTGTGATGCGGGTTGTTGCCTTATCCGATTTTTCGGTGAATATAAAAGCGTATGCCTGGACGAACTCAAACGACGATGCATTTGTTTTACATTGTGATGTGCTTGAAAGTGTAAAAAAACGATTTGATAAAGAGGGAGTTGAGATTCCGTTCCCATACAGAACCATTGTATTTAAAAATGATAAAAAAGAACAAGTAATACCATAA
- a CDS encoding carbon-nitrogen hydrolase family protein → MQEIENIELKYLSIDDYDDLKDAMIEAYSNMQNAYWKKEHIKSLIDRFPEGQVVLKVNDQFAGCALSIVVEYEKFEDNHKYKDITGNYTFNTHSDKGDMLYGIDVFIKPAFRGLRLGRRLYDYRKELCERLNLKGIAFGGRIPNYHKYQKELSPKEYIQKVRKKEIHDPVLNFQISNDFHPAKIITGYLEGDKESKEYAVLLEWDNIYYEKPSKRPATIKTVVRIGLVQWQMRPYKNLEEVMQQAEFFIDAVSGYRCDFALFPEFFNAPLMAENNHLSEPEAIRELAKHTDNVVTKFSELAISYNINIITGSMPQIIDGHLYNAGYLCRRDGTTERYEKLHVTPDEKKVWGMQGGQQLKAFDTDCGKIGILICYDSEFPELSRLLADEGMDILFVPFLTDTQNGYSRVRNCSQARAIENECYVAIAGSVGNLPKVHNMDIQYAQSMVFTPCDFAFPANGIKAEATPNTEMILIADVDIGLLRELNQFGSVRNLRDRRLDIFNLNKVK, encoded by the coding sequence ATGCAGGAAATAGAAAATATTGAGCTTAAATATTTAAGCATTGACGATTATGATGACCTAAAAGATGCAATGATTGAGGCTTACTCGAACATGCAAAATGCATACTGGAAAAAAGAGCACATCAAATCTTTGATTGACCGTTTTCCGGAAGGGCAGGTGGTACTAAAAGTAAATGATCAGTTTGCCGGTTGTGCTTTGTCGATTGTGGTTGAATATGAAAAATTTGAAGACAACCACAAATACAAAGACATTACCGGAAATTATACATTCAATACACATTCTGACAAAGGAGATATGTTGTATGGAATTGATGTATTTATAAAGCCGGCTTTTAGAGGATTACGATTGGGACGTAGGTTATACGATTACCGAAAAGAACTTTGCGAGCGTTTGAATTTAAAGGGAATTGCCTTTGGAGGAAGAATTCCAAATTACCATAAATATCAAAAGGAGCTGAGTCCGAAAGAATACATTCAAAAGGTTCGCAAAAAAGAAATCCACGACCCGGTTTTGAATTTTCAGATTTCAAACGATTTTCATCCGGCTAAAATAATTACCGGCTACCTGGAAGGTGACAAAGAATCGAAAGAATATGCTGTTTTACTTGAATGGGACAATATTTACTACGAAAAACCAAGTAAACGCCCGGCAACCATAAAAACCGTTGTGCGTATTGGTTTGGTACAGTGGCAAATGCGCCCCTATAAAAACCTAGAGGAAGTAATGCAGCAGGCCGAGTTTTTTATTGATGCCGTTTCGGGTTACCGATGCGATTTTGCCCTTTTTCCTGAGTTTTTTAATGCGCCCTTAATGGCTGAGAACAATCATTTGAGCGAGCCTGAAGCCATTCGTGAATTGGCAAAACATACCGATAATGTGGTCACAAAATTCTCCGAACTGGCTATTTCTTACAACATCAATATTATTACCGGAAGTATGCCCCAAATAATTGACGGGCATTTATACAACGCCGGATATTTGTGCCGAAGAGATGGAACAACTGAGAGGTACGAGAAACTGCATGTTACTCCTGATGAAAAGAAAGTTTGGGGAATGCAGGGAGGACAACAACTTAAAGCTTTTGATACCGATTGCGGTAAAATTGGAATTTTAATTTGTTACGATTCTGAATTTCCGGAGTTAAGCCGTTTACTTGCCGATGAAGGCATGGATATTTTGTTTGTACCCTTTTTAACCGATACACAAAATGGATACTCGCGTGTACGAAACTGCTCGCAGGCGCGCGCCATTGAAAACGAGTGTTATGTTGCAATTGCCGGTAGTGTGGGCAATTTACCCAAAGTACATAATATGGACATTCAGTATGCACAGTCGATGGTGTTTACTCCCTGCGACTTTGCTTTTCCGGCAAATGGAATAAAAGCCGAAGCAACACCAAATACCGAAATGATATTAATTGCCGATGTTGACATTGGTTTATTGCGCGAATTGAACCAGTTTGGAAGTGTTCGCAACCTGAGAGACCGACGACTGGATATTTTCAATTTGAACAAGGTAAAATAG
- the corA gene encoding magnesium/cobalt transporter CorA has translation MARFIKNRGKAQGQVPGSLVFIGNQKMEKPIIQIMQYDKDYLVEKTVDSIDEAYSMLKPNGVNWINIYGLHDMELVDKIGEMFNVQPMVLEDIVNTDQRPKYQDDETFDAFILKMLREDKKDNRIHAEQISIILGENYLITLQEQVGDVFTPVRERIRSARGRIRLKKNDYLAYALMDIIVDNYTFLIENIGAKVEDLEDRLFTKIDAKIVEEIYSFKTELNYLRKTVRPVKDVMTALMRSENSYFEDTNREFLTDLADMVVQSTDAIELYNNLVSEQLNIYNSNVSNRMNEVMKVLTIFASIFIPLTFIAGIYGMNFEYIPELGFKYSYLIFWIVVLLVTGVLLYYFKRKKWL, from the coding sequence ATGGCACGATTTATAAAAAACAGAGGTAAAGCACAAGGGCAGGTTCCCGGTTCACTCGTTTTTATCGGTAACCAGAAAATGGAAAAGCCGATAATCCAAATTATGCAATATGATAAGGATTATCTGGTCGAAAAAACAGTAGATTCTATTGATGAAGCCTATTCGATGTTAAAACCTAATGGTGTTAACTGGATAAATATTTATGGCTTGCACGACATGGAACTTGTGGATAAAATAGGGGAAATGTTCAATGTTCAGCCAATGGTTTTGGAGGATATAGTAAACACCGACCAACGCCCTAAATACCAGGATGACGAAACTTTTGATGCATTTATTTTAAAAATGCTTCGTGAAGACAAAAAAGACAATCGGATACATGCTGAGCAAATTTCAATCATACTTGGCGAAAATTACCTGATAACATTGCAGGAGCAGGTTGGCGATGTTTTTACTCCCGTGCGAGAGCGGATCAGATCAGCAAGAGGTAGAATTAGATTAAAGAAAAACGACTATCTGGCTTATGCATTAATGGATATTATTGTTGATAATTATACCTTTCTGATTGAAAACATTGGTGCTAAAGTTGAAGACCTGGAAGACCGGCTTTTTACCAAAATCGATGCTAAAATTGTTGAGGAAATTTATTCTTTTAAAACCGAATTAAACTATTTGCGCAAAACAGTACGCCCTGTAAAAGATGTGATGACAGCATTAATGCGGAGTGAAAATTCATACTTTGAAGACACGAATAGAGAGTTTTTAACCGACCTCGCTGATATGGTAGTACAATCAACCGATGCCATTGAATTGTATAATAATCTTGTTTCTGAACAATTAAATATCTACAACTCGAATGTAAGCAACAGAATGAATGAAGTGATGAAGGTGCTGACCATATTTGCTTCTATTTTTATCCCCTTAACTTTTATTGCCGGCATTTACGGAATGAATTTCGAATACATTCCGGAGCTTGGATTTAAGTACTCCTACCTGATTTTTTGGATAGTAGTTTTACTGGTAACCGGCGTCCTTTTGTATTATTTTAAACGTAAAAAATGGTTGTAA
- a CDS encoding arginine decarboxylase, giving the protein MKNTYFDLIEQSYYFPQEGFDLQNDNLTFHGVSLKHLIQKHGTPFRFIYLPKIGAQIKKTRNLFNRAIKNNGYRGKYHFCYCTKCNHFYHVIQEALKHKVNLETSSEFDIDLILKLYEKKKIDKKRIIVHNGYKTDDYLKKIIELQEKGFENSIIILDSISEYHRLVSIDTNQVIKIGIRMAINEEAQSAYYTSRLGIAPADIVAFFKAEIKDNPKVELKMLHFFVDSGIKDTLYYWGEFQKALKLYVELKKESENLNSFNLGGGFPIRNHLGFEYNYEYMINEIIKNIKDACTVDNVIEPNIFTEFGKYTVGESGAIIFKVLEQKQQNDTETWYIINNSLMNTIPDAWSIHEKFILLPVNKWNNEYGRVNIGGISCDHSDYYNSEDLNQEVLLPKFDNDDKEPLYLGFFSHWCIPGFNKWLRGNKTLFNSIAKTCYYRPGRKREYC; this is encoded by the coding sequence ATGAAGAATACGTATTTTGATTTAATTGAACAAAGCTATTACTTTCCTCAGGAAGGTTTCGATCTGCAAAACGACAACCTTACATTTCACGGTGTTTCGTTAAAACACCTGATACAAAAGCACGGCACACCTTTCCGCTTTATTTATTTACCCAAAATTGGAGCTCAAATAAAAAAAACCAGGAACCTGTTTAACCGGGCGATTAAAAACAATGGCTATCGTGGAAAGTATCATTTTTGCTACTGTACAAAATGCAATCACTTTTATCATGTTATTCAGGAAGCGTTAAAACACAAGGTAAACCTCGAAACATCGTCGGAATTCGACATCGATCTTATTTTAAAACTCTACGAGAAAAAGAAAATTGATAAGAAAAGGATCATTGTTCATAACGGATATAAAACCGATGATTACCTCAAAAAAATTATTGAGTTGCAGGAAAAGGGCTTTGAAAACTCAATTATTATTCTCGACAGTATAAGTGAATATCACCGCTTAGTTAGTATTGACACAAATCAAGTAATAAAAATCGGCATTCGGATGGCCATAAACGAAGAGGCTCAATCGGCATATTATACTTCGCGATTGGGTATTGCACCGGCTGATATTGTTGCTTTTTTTAAGGCTGAAATCAAGGATAATCCAAAAGTTGAGCTAAAAATGCTTCACTTTTTTGTCGATTCAGGAATTAAAGATACACTGTATTACTGGGGTGAATTTCAGAAGGCTTTAAAATTGTATGTGGAGCTTAAAAAAGAAAGCGAAAATCTAAACTCATTTAATTTGGGAGGTGGATTTCCAATTCGAAATCATTTGGGCTTTGAATACAATTACGAATACATGATTAATGAGATTATAAAAAACATTAAGGACGCTTGTACTGTTGATAATGTTATTGAACCTAATATTTTTACCGAATTTGGAAAATACACAGTGGGCGAATCGGGTGCCATTATCTTTAAAGTTTTAGAACAAAAACAACAAAACGATACTGAAACCTGGTACATAATAAACAACAGTTTAATGAATACCATTCCTGATGCCTGGTCGATTCACGAGAAGTTTATTCTGCTTCCGGTAAATAAATGGAACAACGAATACGGACGTGTAAACATTGGTGGAATAAGTTGCGACCACAGTGATTATTATAACTCAGAGGATTTAAACCAGGAAGTTTTGTTGCCAAAATTTGACAATGACGATAAAGAACCATTGTATTTGGGCTTTTTTTCACACTGGTGCATACCAGGATTCAATAAGTGGTTACGGGGGAATAAAACACTGTTTAATTCCATCGCCAAAACATGTTATTATCGACCGGGACGAAAAAGGGAATATTGTTGA
- a CDS encoding DEAD/DEAH box helicase has protein sequence MKLKKLLPELVAGIVDAGYDKNPREVQSESIPVIKSGADLFVLAPEESGKSTAIVIGIIQQLKKAFEEAPRAVVITATKEKAFEMEELFKLLGSHTNLRVFTVFDKGNIQYQKNMIYEGLDVLIGTPIRINELLNITGIPTTLLKVLAVDDAETLFPNNNHPVVYRFDDRTKKLQFLIFANKWHDKFEDLYERILKNPIEIRK, from the coding sequence ATGAAGCTGAAAAAGTTATTGCCGGAATTGGTTGCCGGAATTGTTGATGCAGGTTACGACAAAAATCCGAGAGAAGTACAAAGCGAAAGTATACCGGTTATAAAATCGGGAGCCGATTTATTTGTGCTTGCTCCCGAAGAGTCTGGAAAATCGACTGCAATTGTTATTGGAATTATTCAGCAACTTAAAAAAGCTTTTGAAGAAGCGCCTCGTGCAGTTGTTATTACAGCCACTAAAGAAAAAGCTTTTGAAATGGAAGAACTGTTTAAACTGCTTGGTAGTCATACCAATTTGCGTGTTTTTACTGTTTTCGACAAAGGCAATATCCAGTACCAGAAAAATATGATTTATGAGGGATTGGATGTTTTAATTGGCACGCCTATTCGAATTAATGAACTTTTAAATATTACCGGTATTCCTACTACTTTACTTAAAGTTTTAGCCGTTGACGATGCAGAAACACTATTTCCAAATAACAATCATCCGGTTGTGTATCGTTTCGACGACAGAACAAAAAAACTTCAGTTTCTGATTTTTGCCAATAAATGGCACGATAAGTTTGAAGATTTATACGAAAGGATATTGAAAAATCCGATCGAAATAAGAAAATAA
- a CDS encoding family 10 glycosylhydrolase — protein sequence MKRLILLLLITTLTTTLWAQTSVNENYSSKYNQKKFYFSGWGEPNKNATKEEQLETLKKWSEAGITDLLPSVGVERLKELIDLGSNYDVKIHAWHWMMNVGGSEECRENPEWYSVNALGQSCRDFHPYVNYYNFLSPFSEGAREYIKKGVREKAQIEGLASVHFDYIRYVDVILGNNLQKKYPYKGGKLKQDRILDEYDFGYHPNARRQYKDIFGIDPMELEDRAENPAWQQFRMNAITSLVNECVEICHEEGTAASAAVFPFPQLAREYVRQDWAHWNLDYFFPMIYKKDHDGNMGWVGFATKEGVRDMEEGKHLFTGILVGDYGDNLEDFEKAIHLAHDNGARGITFFTINSLTDKHLEIIKKYNKKFNQ from the coding sequence ATGAAACGATTGATACTCCTTCTGCTAATCACCACATTAACAACAACTTTGTGGGCACAAACTTCAGTTAACGAAAACTATTCTTCGAAGTACAATCAAAAGAAGTTCTATTTTTCTGGTTGGGGTGAACCGAATAAAAACGCAACAAAAGAAGAACAGCTTGAAACTTTAAAGAAATGGTCGGAAGCTGGAATTACGGATTTACTGCCCAGCGTTGGCGTGGAGCGTTTGAAGGAATTAATTGATTTAGGTTCGAATTACGACGTAAAAATACATGCATGGCACTGGATGATGAATGTTGGTGGTTCTGAAGAATGCCGGGAAAATCCGGAATGGTATTCGGTAAATGCTTTGGGACAAAGTTGCCGCGATTTTCACCCCTATGTAAACTATTATAATTTTTTAAGTCCTTTTTCTGAAGGTGCCCGCGAGTACATAAAAAAAGGTGTTCGCGAAAAAGCGCAAATTGAAGGTCTCGCATCGGTTCATTTTGATTACATTCGTTACGTGGACGTTATTTTGGGTAATAATCTGCAAAAAAAATACCCTTACAAAGGCGGTAAATTAAAACAAGACCGTATTCTTGATGAATATGATTTTGGCTACCATCCGAATGCACGCAGGCAATACAAAGATATTTTTGGTATTGATCCAATGGAATTGGAAGATCGTGCTGAAAATCCTGCCTGGCAGCAGTTTCGGATGAATGCAATTACTTCGCTGGTTAACGAATGTGTAGAAATTTGTCACGAAGAAGGCACTGCTGCTTCTGCCGCAGTATTTCCGTTTCCGCAACTGGCCCGCGAATATGTGCGTCAGGACTGGGCGCATTGGAACCTGGATTATTTTTTCCCGATGATCTATAAAAAAGATCACGATGGCAACATGGGTTGGGTTGGATTTGCAACAAAAGAAGGCGTACGCGACATGGAAGAAGGGAAACATTTATTTACCGGTATTTTGGTTGGCGACTACGGTGACAATCTTGAGGATTTTGAAAAGGCAATTCATTTAGCTCATGATAACGGAGCACGCGGAATAACTTTTTTTACCATAAACTCGTTAACCGACAAACACCTCGAAATCATCAAGAAATACAACAAAAAATTCAATCAATAA
- a CDS encoding Na/Pi cotransporter family protein, translating into MSWWTLGILLLGGLAVFLHGMTVMTDGLKAAAGNRMKLFLKAMTRNRWTSLLAGTGITAVIQSSSVTTVLAVGFVSAGLLSFQSTLGLILGANLGTTITAQIIAFKITKASWVMVAFGYLFSIVFSKKSYKDIGTIVLGLGLVFLGMNVMSEATTPLKSYQPFIDLMKGLDNYLWGILIGTVFTAAVQSSSATTGVVIVLASQGLIGVEAGIAIVFGANIGTCVTAVFSAIGKPRAAMRVAISHVFFNVAGVIIWYAFIDQLSVLVNMISENSESRQIANAHTIFNIANTLVFIWLVHPVSKLVLWILPVKKDTTRLFPELHSFYLDNTSMALDMANSSIYKLGGETLNLMKNGLEIALKGQASELTALRKKDIIIDHGHKEILGFLQQVQSKSISKKEIKRLEKQIEAVNVLETAADLITTNLVEAAEHRIEHGFESSNETNQRLTQLYVTATDAIEQSLGLFNGGAAINNKQLSKADFKEQLQKVRTYLTKRLAETDENRISIYRFESEILEVIRTLHSLARRLERKAG; encoded by the coding sequence ATGAGTTGGTGGACATTAGGAATCTTATTGCTGGGCGGACTGGCTGTTTTTTTACATGGAATGACAGTAATGACAGATGGCCTTAAAGCTGCGGCAGGCAATCGTATGAAATTGTTTTTAAAGGCGATGACCCGCAATCGCTGGACTTCGCTTCTGGCAGGTACCGGTATTACTGCTGTTATTCAATCGTCATCAGTAACAACCGTTTTGGCCGTTGGATTTGTTTCTGCAGGTCTGCTCTCATTTCAGAGTACTTTGGGATTGATTTTGGGTGCGAATTTGGGAACCACGATTACTGCTCAGATTATTGCTTTTAAAATAACCAAAGCATCGTGGGTAATGGTTGCATTTGGATACTTGTTTTCTATCGTATTTTCAAAAAAATCATACAAAGATATTGGTACGATAGTTCTTGGATTGGGACTCGTTTTTTTGGGAATGAATGTAATGAGCGAAGCCACAACACCACTCAAATCCTATCAGCCTTTTATTGATTTAATGAAAGGGCTCGATAATTATTTGTGGGGGATTTTAATAGGAACTGTTTTTACTGCGGCAGTTCAGAGTTCGTCGGCTACTACCGGCGTTGTTATTGTACTGGCCTCGCAGGGATTAATCGGCGTAGAAGCCGGAATTGCCATCGTTTTTGGAGCCAACATAGGAACATGTGTTACAGCTGTTTTTTCAGCCATAGGAAAACCGCGAGCAGCAATGAGAGTTGCAATATCTCATGTGTTTTTTAATGTGGCAGGCGTAATTATATGGTATGCCTTTATCGATCAGCTTTCGGTGTTGGTGAACATGATTTCGGAGAACAGTGAGTCGAGACAAATCGCCAATGCACATACCATTTTTAATATTGCGAACACCTTGGTTTTTATTTGGTTGGTTCACCCCGTTTCGAAACTGGTTTTGTGGATTTTACCTGTAAAAAAAGATACAACTCGGCTGTTTCCCGAACTGCATAGTTTTTATCTGGATAATACTTCGATGGCACTTGATATGGCCAATTCTTCAATTTATAAATTAGGAGGCGAAACATTAAACCTGATGAAAAATGGCTTGGAGATAGCTTTAAAAGGGCAAGCCTCAGAACTCACCGCTTTGCGTAAAAAAGATATTATTATTGATCACGGGCACAAAGAAATACTTGGCTTTTTACAGCAAGTTCAAAGTAAATCGATCTCGAAAAAAGAAATTAAACGACTGGAGAAACAGATTGAAGCTGTGAATGTACTGGAAACGGCAGCCGATTTAATCACAACCAACTTGGTTGAAGCTGCAGAACACCGGATCGAACATGGTTTTGAATCGAGTAATGAGACGAACCAACGTTTGACGCAATTGTATGTAACAGCAACCGATGCAATTGAACAAAGCCTTGGTTTATTTAATGGTGGTGCAGCAATTAATAACAAACAACTTTCAAAAGCCGATTTCAAAGAGCAACTGCAAAAAGTACGCACTTATCTTACCAAACGTTTGGCAGAAACCGACGAAAACCGAATTTCAATTTATCGTTTCGAATCAGAAATACTGGAAGTAATCAGAACATTGCATTCACTTGCACGAAGATTAGAAAGGAAAGCAGGATAA
- a CDS encoding sulfatase, which yields MYLKQLLPCAMIIVLFSFISCTTKVKNEQASTQPNVVIIFLDDSGYSDFSPFGQKNVVTPNVQTLAEEGIMFKNFYVPQAVCSASRSALISGCYPGRTKVFGAHGPNERGLDTSFPTMGEVFQEAGYKTAIFGKWHCGDQPDTRPQSRGFGESCGLMYSNDMWKHHPESPEYWGRFPIRFWENGEILIDDVDSADQKMLTKWYTEHAVDFISRHKDESFLLYVPHSMLHVPLFCSPEFEGKSGVGLYGDVTMEVDWSVGQINNALKENGIEENTIVIFTSDNGPWISYGNHAGTTPFREAKGTTFDGGTRSATIIKYPAKLKGRQQSEQAMMTIDLLPTLCDICNVPLPETEIDGKNVWDIISQKDGAVNPHEYYAFTNGKDFEAVMSGDGKWKLHLPHNYRTMTEIEGKDGMPGKYDYTAKIELSLFDMVNDPFETTNVISEYPEIAKKLQGFAEIHKVRFFTE from the coding sequence ATGTACCTAAAGCAACTATTACCGTGTGCGATGATAATCGTACTATTCTCGTTTATTTCCTGTACAACTAAAGTAAAAAATGAGCAAGCCAGCACTCAACCCAATGTTGTAATCATTTTTCTTGATGATTCGGGTTATTCCGACTTTTCTCCTTTTGGCCAGAAAAACGTTGTAACGCCCAATGTGCAAACGCTTGCCGAAGAAGGAATCATGTTCAAAAACTTTTATGTTCCGCAGGCAGTTTGTTCGGCTTCGCGTTCTGCGTTAATTTCAGGATGTTATCCGGGACGAACCAAAGTTTTTGGGGCGCACGGTCCCAATGAGCGTGGTTTGGATACAAGCTTTCCGACGATGGGCGAAGTATTTCAAGAAGCAGGTTACAAAACAGCCATTTTTGGCAAGTGGCATTGTGGCGACCAACCTGACACACGACCTCAAAGCAGGGGTTTTGGAGAAAGTTGTGGATTAATGTATTCAAACGACATGTGGAAACACCACCCTGAGTCTCCGGAATATTGGGGAAGATTTCCAATTCGCTTTTGGGAGAATGGTGAGATATTGATTGACGACGTTGATTCTGCTGACCAAAAAATGCTAACTAAATGGTACACCGAACATGCTGTCGATTTTATCTCGCGTCACAAAGATGAATCATTTCTTTTGTATGTTCCTCACAGCATGCTTCATGTTCCATTATTTTGTAGCCCCGAATTTGAAGGCAAATCGGGAGTCGGGCTGTATGGAGATGTAACAATGGAAGTAGACTGGTCGGTTGGGCAAATCAATAATGCATTAAAGGAAAACGGAATTGAAGAGAATACGATTGTAATTTTTACTTCGGATAACGGCCCTTGGATTTCGTATGGTAACCATGCCGGTACTACACCATTTCGCGAAGCCAAAGGGACTACCTTCGATGGTGGAACAAGATCGGCAACCATAATAAAATATCCTGCGAAACTAAAGGGGAGACAACAATCGGAGCAAGCTATGATGACAATAGACTTATTACCAACACTTTGCGACATTTGCAATGTACCTTTACCTGAAACAGAAATTGACGGCAAAAATGTTTGGGATATAATTAGCCAAAAGGATGGAGCAGTAAATCCGCATGAATATTATGCTTTTACAAACGGTAAAGATTTTGAAGCAGTAATGAGTGGCGATGGAAAGTGGAAATTACATTTACCACACAATTACCGCACAATGACAGAAATTGAAGGCAAAGATGGAATGCCTGGTAAGTACGACTACACGGCAAAAATCGAACTTTCACTTTTTGATATGGTTAACGACCCGTTTGAAACAACGAATGTTATAAGCGAATATCCTGAAATTGCTAAAAAGTTACAAGGATTTGCAGAAATTCATAAAGTGCGTTTTTTTACAGAGTAG
- a CDS encoding DUF4252 domain-containing protein translates to MKNSTIISILILFLATSCSYEPGISEAFTKYRFKDGVTTISIPGWVINVAAGFGDLDESEREILDSIDKVRVMSIEKDDLNAHIDLHKEFYEKINKNNNYEELLVVRDDSESVTVFGRIEDSVIKEMVVLVGGDDNALIYVKGEIKPELISNKVNFSDPEKFLSLNF, encoded by the coding sequence ATGAAAAATAGTACAATCATTTCCATTTTAATTTTATTTCTGGCTACATCGTGTAGTTACGAACCAGGAATTTCAGAAGCGTTTACTAAATATCGTTTTAAAGATGGTGTAACAACCATTTCTATTCCAGGTTGGGTGATAAATGTCGCTGCAGGATTTGGCGATCTTGATGAATCGGAACGTGAAATTTTGGACAGTATTGATAAGGTAAGAGTAATGTCGATAGAAAAAGATGACTTAAATGCACATATTGATTTGCACAAAGAATTCTACGAAAAGATAAATAAGAACAATAATTACGAAGAATTGCTGGTTGTTAGAGATGACTCTGAAAGTGTTACTGTATTTGGGCGAATAGAAGATTCAGTAATAAAAGAAATGGTTGTTCTTGTGGGAGGCGACGACAACGCGCTTATTTACGTAAAGGGCGAAATTAAACCTGAACTGATTAGTAATAAAGTTAACTTTTCCGATCCGGAGAAGTTTCTAAGCTTGAATTTCTGA